A genome region from Maridesulfovibrio salexigens DSM 2638 includes the following:
- a CDS encoding ABC transporter substrate-binding protein, with protein sequence MKKILLLVLFLVLVACERSVSVEVEETDHSGVYPDKVVLGASLALKGHASYLGTQTIHGALAYLKHINEQGGIHGREVEVVTYDDSYDPPKCLINTQKLLIDDKIFALFCYVGTPTTVEVLPLVEDARIPLLGMFTGADALRKPFNRYVINIRPSYYQETREAVRHMVEDLGITKIAVFYQYDAFGFDGLTGTELALKDFDLEPVARGSYTRGSLDVSEGVERIKDSGAQAVFMIGTSGPCIKFMNHLQQEGLSPVYYTVSFMGAREFARHLKSDKELVIMSQVVPPFADDRDLSSSEAASYIELLKRYYPEDTPNLVGLEGFFNARILVEGLRRSGRDLDREVFIKAIESMDKYEIAPGITVSYGKHDHQGMDKVYFTRFKNGRFELIRNWAELKQGTLK encoded by the coding sequence ATGAAAAAGATATTGCTTCTGGTTCTGTTTTTGGTCCTTGTTGCCTGTGAACGCTCTGTGTCAGTAGAAGTTGAAGAAACCGATCATTCAGGTGTTTATCCTGACAAAGTTGTTCTTGGTGCTTCACTCGCCCTTAAGGGACATGCCAGTTATCTCGGAACTCAGACCATTCATGGGGCTCTTGCTTATCTTAAGCATATCAATGAGCAGGGCGGAATTCACGGTCGTGAAGTTGAAGTAGTAACATATGATGATTCCTATGATCCGCCAAAGTGTTTGATCAATACCCAGAAGCTGCTCATAGACGATAAAATTTTTGCTCTATTCTGCTATGTAGGAACCCCCACAACGGTAGAGGTTTTGCCGCTGGTAGAGGATGCACGTATTCCTTTGCTCGGAATGTTTACCGGAGCGGATGCCCTGCGTAAGCCCTTCAACCGCTATGTGATTAACATCCGTCCTTCATATTATCAGGAAACCCGCGAAGCCGTGCGACATATGGTCGAGGACCTTGGCATTACGAAAATTGCTGTTTTTTACCAATATGACGCCTTCGGTTTTGACGGTCTTACCGGAACAGAATTGGCATTGAAGGATTTTGATCTTGAGCCGGTAGCAAGAGGCTCTTATACCCGGGGTTCATTAGATGTCAGCGAGGGAGTTGAGCGCATCAAGGATTCCGGGGCGCAGGCGGTATTCATGATAGGAACCAGTGGGCCGTGTATTAAGTTCATGAACCATTTGCAGCAGGAGGGACTTTCTCCTGTCTACTACACCGTTTCATTTATGGGCGCGCGTGAATTTGCTAGGCACCTGAAATCGGACAAGGAACTTGTGATCATGTCGCAAGTGGTTCCGCCTTTTGCTGATGACCGTGATTTATCCAGCTCCGAAGCTGCCAGCTATATTGAATTGTTAAAGAGATATTATCCTGAGGACACACCAAACCTTGTGGGACTGGAAGGTTTTTTCAATGCCCGCATTCTTGTGGAAGGTTTGCGTCGCAGTGGGCGGGATCTGGATCGAGAGGTCTTTATCAAGGCTATTGAGTCTATGGATAAATATGAAATAGCACCGGGAATAACTGTTTCATACGGTAAGCACGACCATCAGGGCATGGATAAAGTCTATTTTACCCGTTTCAAAAACGGCAGGTTCGAGTTGATAAGAAATTGGGCTGAGTTAAAGCAGGGGACATTGAAATGA
- a CDS encoding HD domain-containing phosphohydrolase, producing MNAGLNPEIRLKKIIKPKKLKSFLKKALPLLPEGSVLCVYIDGTPIFCAEPVRHSFEETILSPVKNPAGDNLCLGAFIQNRDNLSEPELQHIKSVLEFTSFAIANYIESETARRLIGEETLSKYRELALLHRSIVELNNSLRLKDVITALTNECKTSALPAEMGAVYLPEEDGFTVFDSFGNFSVDQSQQLVECSLFKDIISSLRGEIINDVSKDTRCREKLSSNIRSMLIMPIPSPNVCEGVLVLTSCAPNAFNAAHLKHVATLSSVAGISISNAYNFESIRVLMDALLKALAEAIDARDPFTAGHSERVAHLAVSFARQISNDNAKFAYINFSDEHLREIFYSGILHDIGKIGIKEEVLTKKTRLPKSMVDVIGMRLKLFGIHHMHEWEDDYKRIKQINQSLSPAQEDLDFVDSISTVKFKVNGSTIHMLQPDERKCLTVRRGNLTAEERMEIERHPAESKRILEHIPFQDDLSQLLTIIGQHHERLDGSGYPEGLFAEDILIQSRILAIVDIYDAITQERHYKPATPKERALKILALEAAEGKLDQNLVDLFIAKISDIETGAESINLDRPVSTRFCKTPRSNMN from the coding sequence ATGAATGCAGGACTGAATCCGGAAATACGGCTAAAAAAAATCATCAAGCCCAAAAAGCTGAAATCGTTCTTGAAAAAGGCACTTCCGCTTCTTCCTGAAGGGTCGGTGCTCTGTGTTTATATTGATGGAACTCCTATTTTTTGCGCTGAGCCTGTCCGTCATTCTTTTGAAGAAACAATTCTCAGCCCGGTCAAGAACCCAGCCGGAGACAATCTTTGTCTCGGAGCATTCATACAAAACCGTGACAATCTTTCCGAACCGGAACTGCAACACATCAAATCCGTTCTGGAATTCACATCTTTCGCCATAGCAAACTACATTGAATCCGAAACCGCTCGAAGATTGATCGGAGAGGAAACACTATCCAAATACAGGGAACTGGCTCTGCTGCACCGTTCTATTGTGGAACTGAACAATTCCCTGCGCCTGAAAGATGTCATTACCGCCCTGACCAACGAGTGCAAGACTTCAGCACTGCCTGCGGAAATGGGCGCTGTCTATCTGCCCGAAGAAGATGGTTTCACAGTTTTTGACAGCTTCGGTAATTTTTCAGTGGACCAATCCCAACAACTAGTTGAATGCTCATTATTTAAAGACATCATCTCCAGCCTGCGCGGAGAAATTATCAACGATGTCAGCAAAGACACACGTTGCCGGGAGAAACTGTCCTCCAATATCCGATCCATGCTGATCATGCCTATCCCCTCTCCCAATGTCTGCGAGGGAGTACTGGTACTGACCTCATGCGCTCCAAACGCTTTCAACGCCGCTCATCTTAAGCATGTGGCGACACTTTCCTCAGTAGCCGGAATTTCCATCAGCAACGCATACAACTTTGAATCCATCCGGGTCCTCATGGATGCGCTGCTCAAAGCTCTGGCCGAAGCAATTGATGCGCGGGACCCCTTTACTGCTGGGCATTCCGAACGCGTAGCCCATCTTGCGGTTTCCTTTGCCCGACAGATCTCGAACGACAACGCGAAATTCGCTTACATTAATTTTTCAGATGAACACCTCCGGGAGATCTTCTATTCCGGCATCCTTCACGATATTGGAAAAATCGGTATCAAAGAAGAAGTGCTGACCAAGAAAACACGTCTGCCGAAATCCATGGTAGACGTAATCGGCATGCGCTTGAAACTCTTCGGGATTCATCACATGCATGAATGGGAAGACGACTATAAGCGCATCAAACAAATCAACCAATCCTTGAGCCCAGCTCAGGAGGATCTTGACTTTGTTGACAGCATCAGCACTGTAAAATTCAAGGTTAACGGCTCTACAATTCACATGCTCCAGCCCGATGAGAGGAAATGTTTGACCGTACGCCGCGGCAACCTTACCGCAGAAGAGCGTATGGAAATTGAACGCCACCCGGCAGAAAGCAAACGCATTCTTGAACATATCCCCTTTCAGGATGACCTTTCTCAATTACTGACCATAATCGGTCAGCACCATGAGAGGCTTGACGGATCAGGCTACCCGGAAGGCCTTTTCGCTGAAGACATCCTCATCCAGAGCAGAATTCTCGCAATTGTAGATATTTATGATGCCATTACTCAGGAACGGCACTACAAACCTGCCACTCCCAAAGAAAGAGCCTTGAAAATTCTTGCACTGGAAGCAGCGGAAGGAAAGCTGGACCAGAATCTGGTGGATCTGTTCATCGCCAAAATTTCTGATATTGAAACCGGAGCGGAATCGATTAATCTCGACCGTCCGGTATCAACGAGGTTTTGCAAAACACCTCGTAGCAACATGAACTAA
- a CDS encoding response regulator transcription factor, protein MAGKILVVDDEVHIRMLLEQTLEELEDDHGVELLTAENGEEGLDCIREECPELVFLDIMMPYMNGYEVCQAVREDPALSTVKIILLTAKGQEADRKHGLELGAERYMTKPFDPDEILEVAKSILNIED, encoded by the coding sequence ATGGCCGGAAAGATTCTAGTTGTGGACGATGAAGTCCACATCAGGATGCTTCTTGAACAGACTTTGGAAGAACTGGAAGATGATCACGGGGTAGAGCTTCTGACCGCAGAAAACGGAGAGGAAGGTCTGGACTGTATCCGTGAAGAGTGCCCGGAACTGGTTTTTCTGGATATCATGATGCCTTACATGAACGGCTACGAAGTGTGTCAGGCAGTACGTGAAGATCCGGCTCTTTCGACTGTTAAAATTATTCTACTGACAGCTAAAGGTCAGGAGGCAGACCGTAAGCACGGGCTTGAACTCGGTGCGGAACGCTATATGACCAAACCTTTCGACCCGGACGAAATTTTAGAGGTAGCAAAATCCATCCTGAACATTGAGGACTGA